GGACGTTGTATCCGATCGCCGAATGAGGACGATCCTCATTATAGTGCTTACGCCAATCCTCCAACTTTTCGCGCGCATCCGCAAGGGTTGCTTCTGGCGCACTGGCGACTGAAGTCGCCATGGAGACATGTCCGCTTTCGGGCACACGAGGAGACGATTTCTATGTCCGAAACGGCGGCGCTTTTCCGCCATTCTTCTCTTAGCTTTTCAGTGTCCAGTATTCGTCGACCGATAGCATATGCAATCGGAAAGCTCAGGAATTGACGCGGCGGCGCAGCCGGGACTCCTGATATGCGCCTAGCATGATCAGACCAGTCGCTGAAAACTAGAAATGCCCGGCTGACCTCGTCGGCCGTTCTCAAAGGTCGCGTGACCACTGTCAGCTTTGATTTGGCGTTTGAGCCGGAACTGGCGTCGAGCGCCTTTCGACAAATTCAGCAACGGCTTGACGCATTAGCGCGTGGGGAGTGCAGTTCAGTCGATTAGCCAAGGCGTTCAGTCTCGCGCGCGTATCGACATCCAACCGAACTGAAACGGGCGAGTTGGTGCCAACCATTTCCTGTCCTTCCTTATTCATTTGTTTTAGGGGCCTTGCTTGCAATTCTTTTATTAAAGCCGCCGCCTGCTGAACTCGTCAGGCTGCCCATTGAACCGGCTGTTCCACCGGCGGCAACATTGGCACGCATCGCTGCATGCGTGTCGAGATCGCTGACGGCATCCGGCTCGATCAGTCGAAACACCTTGCCAGGAAATTCGGCGATCAAGGCAAAAGAGCGTTCCAGCATGACGACATATGCGAAGAGCATAAACACCATGATGGCCAAAATGCCGATGAACCAGGTGATTTGCGTGTAGCTGTCACCAGACAGAGCCTGCGATGCGGTGATGGCGTAGTAGAAGCCCCCGTTGAGAAGCGTTCCGCCAATCCGGAAGATGATCATGCCCACAAGAAGACCGAAGAGCATGAGCACCGGTGTTGCCGTCAGCGCCAGCAACATGACGTATCCGCGTCTGGCCTGCCGGCCGCCCAAACCTTCGCCTTCCATCGACAAGTGAGCGATCGCCCACAGTGGTGCGGCGAAGATCATCTCAACAACCAACAGGAAGAAGGCCGTCACGCCGATGACCCAAATCACTGTCGGGATCATTGGCAGCACAAACGCCATGAAGTAGCCGGCAACCGAGATTCCGCTCAAAACCCAGCCGAGGAAGCCGGCGAAGGCGATCACGGACTGTCCAAGAAAAGGCACCGCTGCCAGCACCGCGAGCGAAATCATGATGACGCCGCTATAGAACGCCAGCTGATTGCCGACGGCGATCAGGCCCACCATAGGGTCGCCGTCATTGGCAGCCGGGTTCAGAAAGTCGAAGGCTTCGTACAGATTGCCGGCAGACACCATATAGGATGTCATATCG
This genomic interval from Martelella sp. AD-3 contains the following:
- a CDS encoding ribbon-helix-helix domain-containing protein, with product MNKEGQEMVGTNSPVSVRLDVDTRARLNALANRLNCTPHALMRQAVAEFVERRSTPVPAQTPNQS
- a CDS encoding integrase core domain-containing protein — protein: MPESGHVSMATSVASAPEATLADAREKLEDWRKHYNEDRPHSAIGYNVPIALHNPGGAVSPPS